One Mya arenaria isolate MELC-2E11 chromosome 5, ASM2691426v1 genomic window carries:
- the LOC128234210 gene encoding metaxin-2-like, with the protein MTSLLMEAVKVELGATERWPDNVKLFQQYQVEQITFPDYAACLSVKTYLHMCGLNFTTELKINAEEMSPSGKVPFIQIGPFLISEMEPIISAVQTRGFTLSADLPDIQKSELKAYMSLVGNTLVNAELYLAWIQEDVYEQVTRERYGCMQPWPLNRILPCKKYFDIKRKLSVVDWLNKSFNEVCEEVITCCEALSERLGTQDFFFGKKPTELDALVFGHLFTLLTTDLPNKEFAQVIGKYDNLVQFCKRVDQKYYKQLDNDY; encoded by the exons ATGACATCACTATTGATGGAGGCGGTTAAGGTTGAGCTAGGCG CAACTGAAAGATGGCCAGACAATGTCAAGCTGTTCCAGCAATATCAAG TTGAGCAGATCACATTTCCAGACTATGCTGCTTGCCTGAGTGTGAAGACCTATCTTCACATGTGTGGCCTCAACTTCACAACTGAGTTGAAAATTAATGCAGAAGAAATGTCACCTTCag GGAAGGTTCCATTTATACAAATTGGTCCATTTTTGATATCTGAAATGGAGCCAATAATATCAGCTGTTCAAACAAGG GGGTTCACATTAAGTGCTGATCTACCAGACATACAAAAGTCCGAGCTGAAGGCTTACATGTCTCTTGTCGGGAACACGCTAGTCAACGCGGAACTCTACCTAGCCTGGATACAGGAAGATGTTTATGAACAG GTAACAAGAGAGCGATATGGTTGTATGCAGCCATGGCCCCTCAACAGAATTTTACCCTGCAAGAAATACTTTGACATAAAGAGAAAACTTTCCGTTGTGGATTGgctaaataaatcatttaatgaG GTTTGTGAGGAAGTGATAACCTGTTGTGAGGCTCTCTCTGAAAGACTCGGCACCCAGGACttcttttttggaaaaaa ACCAACAGAGCTTGATGCCCTTGTGTTTGGTCACCTTTTCACTCTGCTTACTACTGATCTGCCCAACAAGGAATTTGCCCAGGTCATAGGGAAATACGACAACCTCGTCCAGTTTTGTAAACGAGTCGACCAGAAATACTATAAACAGCTGGACAATGACTACTGA